One window of Paenibacillus albicereus genomic DNA carries:
- a CDS encoding SpoVR family protein, with protein MTQDEIRQLERAIDEITEIATGFGLDFYPMRYEICPADIIYTFGAYGMPTRFSHWSFGKSFHKMKLQYDLGLSKIYELVINSNPCYAFLLDGNSLIQNKLIVAHVLAHCDFFKNNARFRNTNRDMVESMSATAERVTQYEMLYGTEKVEAFIDSVLAIQEHIDPALVKPRQLDKSLQGEFLRREAEEAEAPPAGAYDDLWSLDENDADGQDVQPDPNRFPLQPEKDLVWFIEEHSPTMQDWQRDIMSMLREEMLYFWPQMETKIMNEGWASYWHQRILREMDLTSEETIEFAKLNSSVVIPGRGSLNPYYLGLKIFEDIEKRWDEPSEDDRRRFGYKPGRGREKMFEVRELDSDTSFLRNYLTKQLVEDMDLYIFEKKGPEWKITDKTWKNVREQLVVSRINGGFPVLEVLNGDFNRVGELYLGHKYEGVELDLKYVERTLPHVVNLWGKAVHLETVVEDKKIVFSCDGKKTSRKFI; from the coding sequence ATGACTCAGGACGAGATCCGCCAGCTGGAGCGCGCGATCGACGAGATCACGGAGATCGCGACCGGCTTCGGCCTCGACTTTTACCCGATGCGCTATGAGATCTGCCCCGCGGACATCATCTATACGTTCGGCGCCTACGGCATGCCGACCCGCTTCTCGCACTGGAGCTTCGGCAAGTCCTTCCACAAGATGAAGCTGCAGTACGACCTCGGGCTCAGCAAAATCTACGAGCTGGTCATCAACTCCAATCCTTGCTACGCCTTCCTGCTCGACGGCAACTCGCTCATCCAGAACAAGCTCATCGTCGCGCATGTGCTCGCCCACTGCGACTTCTTCAAGAACAACGCCCGGTTCCGCAATACGAACCGCGACATGGTGGAGAGCATGTCCGCCACCGCCGAGCGCGTGACGCAGTACGAGATGCTCTACGGCACGGAAAAGGTCGAGGCGTTCATCGATTCGGTGCTCGCCATCCAGGAGCATATCGACCCCGCGCTCGTGAAGCCGCGTCAGCTCGACAAGTCGCTGCAGGGCGAGTTCCTGCGCCGGGAGGCCGAGGAAGCCGAAGCGCCGCCCGCCGGCGCCTACGACGACCTGTGGTCGCTCGACGAGAACGATGCCGACGGCCAGGACGTGCAGCCGGACCCCAACCGCTTTCCCCTCCAGCCGGAGAAGGACCTCGTCTGGTTCATCGAGGAGCACAGTCCGACGATGCAGGACTGGCAGCGCGACATCATGAGCATGCTGCGCGAGGAGATGCTGTATTTCTGGCCGCAGATGGAGACCAAGATCATGAACGAGGGCTGGGCGTCCTACTGGCATCAGCGCATCCTCCGCGAGATGGACCTGACGAGCGAGGAGACGATCGAGTTCGCCAAGCTCAACTCCTCCGTCGTCATACCCGGACGCGGCAGCCTCAACCCGTATTACCTGGGGCTGAAAATTTTCGAGGACATCGAGAAGCGCTGGGATGAGCCGAGCGAGGACGACCGTCGCCGCTTCGGCTACAAGCCGGGGCGCGGCCGGGAGAAGATGTTCGAGGTGCGCGAGCTCGATTCCGACACCTCGTTCCTCCGCAACTACTTGACCAAGCAGCTCGTGGAGGACATGGACCTGTACATTTTCGAGAAGAAGGGGCCGGAGTGGAAGATCACCGACAAGACGTGGAAAAACGTCCGCGAGCAGCTCGTCGTCTCCCGCATCAACGGCGGCTTCCCCGTGCTCGAGGTGCTGAACGGCGACTTCAACCGCGTCGGCGAGCTGTACCTCGGCCACAAGTACGAAGGGGTCGAGCTCGACCTGAAGTACGTCGAGCGCACCCTGCCGCATGTCGTCAACCTGTGGGGCAAAGCGGTCCATCTGGAGACGGTCGTCGAGGACAAGAAGATCGTCTTCAGCTGCGACGGCAAGAAGACGAGCCGGAAATTCATCTGA
- a CDS encoding 2,3-diaminopropionate biosynthesis protein SbnB, whose amino-acid sequence MLYLNDGHIRQLGWDWERLADRVEDAVRAMDAGDSAAPLKGYLRFPGTPNRIIATPAYLGGSTELAGIKWIAGFPGNPQRGLPRARNLIALNDPSTGEPLAVLRSDLLNGLRAAAVSGAMLRRYAKLRPAGGKGFTLGVIGWGPIGRLHLDMAAALLGPRLERVLLHDVRGIAEDSIPPEMIGRVEATTDWRELYRQSDVTATCTVAPSRYIDEPPPQGALLLHVSLRDYEPHSVAGLRTFVDDWSQVCREDTDIERLHAAGLLAEPDALTLADAVCRDALARLAGETIFFNPMGLGIFDLALAGDFYRRALTEGLGVGLE is encoded by the coding sequence ATGCTTTACCTGAACGACGGACATATCCGCCAGCTCGGCTGGGATTGGGAACGGCTGGCGGACCGGGTCGAGGATGCGGTGCGCGCGATGGACGCCGGGGACAGCGCCGCGCCGCTCAAGGGGTACCTGCGCTTTCCCGGCACGCCGAACCGGATCATCGCGACTCCGGCCTATCTGGGCGGGAGCACGGAGCTGGCCGGCATCAAGTGGATCGCCGGCTTCCCCGGCAACCCGCAGCGGGGGCTGCCGCGCGCCCGCAACCTGATCGCGCTGAACGATCCGTCGACGGGCGAGCCGCTCGCCGTGCTGCGCAGCGACCTGCTGAACGGGCTGCGCGCGGCGGCGGTCAGCGGCGCCATGCTGCGCCGGTACGCGAAGCTGCGTCCGGCGGGCGGCAAGGGCTTCACGCTCGGCGTCATCGGCTGGGGGCCGATCGGCCGCCTGCATCTGGACATGGCGGCGGCGCTGCTCGGGCCGCGCTTGGAGCGGGTGCTGCTGCATGACGTGCGCGGCATCGCGGAGGACAGCATCCCGCCGGAGATGATCGGCCGCGTCGAGGCGACGACAGACTGGCGGGAGCTATATCGGCAGTCGGATGTGACCGCGACCTGCACGGTCGCGCCGAGCCGCTACATCGACGAGCCGCCGCCGCAGGGAGCGCTGCTGCTGCATGTGTCGCTGCGGGACTACGAGCCGCACAGCGTCGCCGGCCTGCGCACATTCGTCGACGACTGGAGCCAGGTATGCCGCGAGGATACGGACATCGAGCGGCTGCATGCGGCGGGGCTGCTGGCGGAGCCGGACGCGCTGACGCTGGCGGACGCCGTCTGCCGCGACGCGCTGGCGCGGCTCGCCGGAGAGACGATCTTTTTCAATCCGATGGGGCTCGGCATCTTCGATCTGGCGCTGGCGGGGGATTTCTACCGCCGCGCGCTGACGGAGGGGCTTGGGGTAGGACTGGAGTAG
- a CDS encoding AraC family transcriptional regulator, giving the protein MPLSSLDPHPIGVPPGLWAAFRRTGVAEAELAAEAGVPLSLLSRPYVSRDHYFALWRAYAALTGDMARSAMDLASAYAPAAYPPSVLASYHARDYRDALRRMARYKPLCPPEGLTMDEQGAHCRLELEPPAAGPAPPPLLQALTLAFLLELGRKGTGKPLRARSVELAEMSGDVAALEAYFGCAIRIGGARSRLTLSRGDLDLPFVTSNEELLDILTPALKQTLDERTVRQPAADQALRAIKRSLPDGRPSIQTAAKTLGLSSRTLQRRLADEGTSFKLLVDEARRELARAYLADARIEIKDIAFRIGFEDSSSFYRAFRRWENATPADWRAAQQKCRPPLLTDSP; this is encoded by the coding sequence ATGCCCCTGTCCTCGCTTGATCCGCATCCGATCGGAGTCCCGCCCGGCCTATGGGCGGCCTTCCGCCGCACCGGCGTCGCCGAGGCGGAGCTGGCCGCCGAGGCCGGCGTGCCGCTCTCGCTCCTGAGCCGGCCGTACGTGTCCCGCGACCACTACTTCGCCCTATGGCGAGCTTATGCCGCGCTGACCGGCGATATGGCGAGAAGCGCGATGGATTTGGCGAGCGCGTATGCGCCCGCCGCCTATCCTCCTTCGGTGCTCGCCAGCTACCATGCTCGGGACTACCGCGACGCCCTTCGACGCATGGCCCGCTACAAGCCGCTTTGTCCGCCGGAAGGCCTCACCATGGACGAGCAAGGAGCCCACTGCAGGCTCGAGCTGGAGCCGCCTGCTGCCGGTCCGGCCCCGCCGCCGCTGCTGCAGGCGCTGACGCTGGCCTTCCTGCTCGAGCTGGGACGCAAAGGAACCGGCAAGCCGCTCCGCGCGCGGAGCGTCGAGCTCGCGGAGATGAGCGGAGACGTCGCGGCGCTCGAAGCGTACTTCGGCTGCGCGATCCGCATCGGCGGGGCGCGCAGCCGCCTGACGCTATCGCGAGGCGATCTCGATCTGCCCTTCGTCACCTCCAACGAAGAGCTGCTCGACATCCTGACGCCTGCCTTGAAGCAGACGCTGGACGAGCGGACGGTCCGCCAGCCCGCAGCCGATCAAGCGTTGCGGGCGATCAAGCGCAGCCTCCCCGACGGCCGGCCCTCGATCCAGACAGCCGCCAAAACGCTCGGCCTCAGCTCCCGTACGCTCCAGCGCCGGCTGGCCGACGAGGGAACGAGCTTCAAGCTGCTGGTCGACGAGGCCAGGCGCGAGCTGGCGCGAGCCTATCTGGCCGATGCCCGGATCGAGATCAAGGACATCGCCTTCCGGATCGGCTTCGAGGACTCGAGCTCGTTCTACCGGGCTTTTCGCCGCTGGGAGAACGCCACGCCGGCAGATTGGCGCGCTGCGCAACAAAAGTGTCGTCCGCCGCTCCTTACGGATTCGCCCTGA
- a CDS encoding FMN-dependent NADH-azoreductase yields the protein MANVLFIKANDRPSEQAVSVQMYDAFLDSYKSNHAGDTVTELDLYTEILPFYGNTAMTAMFKGAQGMELTADEQEAADRVNQYVNQFLEADKVVITVPLWNYAAPAPLINYVAYIAQAGKTFRYTANGPEGLAKGKKVVLLSARGGVYSEGPMADFEAAVRPLKGAFGLFGADVQELVIEGHNQFRDRSADILREGLDNVKAVAADF from the coding sequence ATGGCAAACGTTTTGTTCATCAAAGCCAACGACCGTCCATCCGAGCAGGCAGTTAGCGTACAAATGTACGATGCCTTCCTGGATTCCTATAAGAGCAACCATGCCGGCGACACGGTGACCGAGCTGGACCTGTACACGGAAATCCTTCCGTTCTACGGCAACACGGCGATGACCGCAATGTTCAAAGGCGCGCAAGGCATGGAGCTGACGGCCGACGAGCAGGAAGCGGCTGATCGCGTCAACCAATACGTCAACCAGTTCCTCGAAGCCGACAAAGTCGTCATCACCGTTCCGCTCTGGAACTATGCCGCACCGGCTCCGCTCATCAACTATGTCGCGTACATCGCTCAAGCCGGCAAGACGTTCCGCTACACGGCGAACGGTCCGGAAGGCCTGGCCAAAGGCAAAAAAGTCGTGCTGCTGAGCGCGCGCGGCGGCGTGTACTCCGAAGGTCCGATGGCGGACTTCGAAGCGGCGGTCCGTCCGCTCAAAGGCGCGTTCGGCCTGTTCGGCGCTGACGTGCAAGAGCTCGTCATCGAAGGCCACAACCAGTTCCGCGACCGCTCCGCCGACATCCTGCGCGAAGGTCTGGACAACGTGAAGGCTGTCGCAGCCGACTTCTAA
- a CDS encoding DUF1801 domain-containing protein, with amino-acid sequence MAYELKTKQTEASVLEFIESVDNPKKREDAYRLLDLFTETTGQEAKMWGPSIIGFGSYQYKYASGHEGEAPLVGFSPRKAKTSLYLMSGHEGREELLQQLGKFTAGKGCLYINRFADIDPGILQKLIVQTREHLLQTYPPAGPQ; translated from the coding sequence ATGGCCTACGAGCTGAAGACGAAGCAAACCGAAGCGAGCGTGCTGGAATTCATCGAAAGCGTAGACAATCCGAAGAAGCGCGAGGATGCCTATCGGCTGCTGGACCTGTTCACGGAAACGACCGGACAGGAGGCGAAGATGTGGGGGCCAAGCATCATCGGCTTCGGCTCCTACCAGTACAAGTATGCCTCCGGTCATGAAGGAGAGGCGCCGCTCGTCGGCTTCTCCCCCCGCAAGGCGAAGACCAGCCTGTACCTGATGTCCGGCCACGAAGGCCGGGAGGAGCTGCTGCAGCAGCTCGGCAAGTTCACGGCGGGAAAAGGCTGCCTGTACATCAACCGTTTCGCCGATATCGACCCGGGCATCTTGCAGAAGCTGATCGTCCAGACCCGCGAGCATCTGCTCCAGACTTACCCGCCTGCCGGTCCGCAATAA
- a CDS encoding SDR family NAD(P)-dependent oxidoreductase: protein MKLEVKGRTALVTGSTKGIGKAIAFELAKEGVHVLVHGRSRTEAERVAAEIKAAYPESLCRAAAADLVDPEQRAALLRDHPAVDMLIHSMGVYGIQSYEETSEEEWEQYVRTNVLAANALTKHYLPGMKERGFGRILFIASEEAVMPSGQMPAYAMTKTMLLSLARSLSRLTAGTDVTVNTILPGPTMTEKVSGIIEGLYAGEELTLEEKERRFMSEVMPQSELGRFLRPAEIGRLVAFLCSPHASPFRGSPIRMDGGLVPTIF, encoded by the coding sequence ATGAAACTGGAAGTGAAAGGCCGAACGGCGCTTGTGACCGGATCGACAAAAGGCATCGGCAAGGCGATCGCGTTCGAATTGGCCAAGGAAGGCGTCCATGTGCTCGTCCATGGACGAAGCCGGACGGAGGCGGAGCGGGTCGCGGCTGAAATCAAGGCAGCCTATCCCGAGTCCTTGTGCCGCGCGGCAGCAGCCGATCTCGTCGATCCGGAGCAGAGGGCAGCTCTCCTCCGCGATCATCCGGCGGTGGACATGCTGATCCACAGCATGGGCGTGTACGGCATCCAATCCTACGAAGAGACGAGCGAGGAAGAGTGGGAGCAGTATGTACGGACGAACGTGCTCGCTGCGAACGCGCTGACGAAGCATTATCTGCCTGGAATGAAGGAACGAGGCTTCGGACGAATTCTCTTCATCGCCAGCGAGGAAGCCGTCATGCCGTCCGGACAGATGCCCGCCTACGCCATGACCAAGACGATGCTGCTCTCGCTGGCCCGAAGCTTGTCGCGGCTGACGGCAGGGACGGATGTGACGGTCAACACGATTCTCCCCGGTCCGACGATGACGGAAAAGGTATCCGGCATCATCGAGGGGCTCTATGCAGGCGAAGAGCTGACGCTGGAGGAAAAGGAGCGTCGGTTCATGAGCGAGGTCATGCCGCAATCCGAGCTCGGGCGCTTCCTCCGTCCGGCCGAGATCGGCCGCCTCGTCGCCTTCCTGTGCAGCCCCCATGCCTCGCCGTTCCGCGGCTCTCCGATCCGCATGGACGGCGGGCTGGTGCCCACGATCTTCTAA
- the sbnA gene encoding 2,3-diaminopropionate biosynthesis protein SbnA produces the protein MQGPELEGGIASTIGRTPLVRLSRLFAGEAFEVHAKLEGMNPGGSAKDRAALHMLKEAMRRGELGAGGAVVESSSGNLAISLAQLCRQAGLRFICVVDPRTTETHKSLIAAYGGEIELVSRPDPATGEFLPARIARVQELRASIPGAYWTNQYANPDNAAAHERTTMAEIADELGEVDWLFCGVSSCGTIRGCSDYIRARGWPTRIVAVDAQGSALFGGGSGVRRFPGLGAALEPGLHRADLADEVARVSDADCVRGCRGLLRREAILAGASSGGVVAAIRRMAGSLPAGAVVAAILPDRGDRYLDTAFDAGWASRELGLEPDEELDGAP, from the coding sequence ATGCAGGGGCCGGAGCTGGAGGGAGGCATCGCGTCGACGATCGGGCGGACGCCGCTCGTGCGGCTCTCGCGGCTGTTCGCCGGAGAGGCGTTCGAGGTGCATGCCAAGCTGGAAGGGATGAATCCGGGCGGCAGCGCCAAGGACCGGGCCGCGCTCCACATGCTGAAGGAGGCGATGCGGCGCGGGGAGCTGGGTGCCGGCGGCGCGGTCGTCGAGTCGAGCTCCGGCAATCTCGCCATCAGCCTCGCGCAGCTGTGCCGGCAGGCGGGCCTGCGCTTCATCTGCGTCGTCGACCCGCGCACGACCGAGACGCACAAGTCGCTCATCGCCGCCTATGGCGGCGAGATCGAGCTGGTGAGCCGTCCCGATCCGGCGACCGGCGAATTCTTGCCTGCGCGCATCGCCCGCGTGCAGGAGCTGCGGGCGTCCATCCCCGGAGCCTACTGGACAAATCAATACGCCAATCCCGACAACGCCGCCGCGCATGAGCGCACGACGATGGCCGAGATCGCCGATGAGCTCGGGGAGGTCGACTGGCTGTTCTGCGGCGTCAGCTCCTGCGGCACGATCCGAGGCTGCTCCGATTACATTCGCGCCCGGGGCTGGCCGACCCGGATCGTCGCGGTCGACGCCCAGGGCAGCGCGCTGTTCGGCGGGGGCAGCGGCGTCCGGCGCTTTCCAGGGCTCGGGGCGGCGCTGGAGCCGGGGCTGCATCGCGCGGATCTGGCCGACGAGGTCGCGCGCGTCAGCGACGCCGACTGCGTGCGCGGCTGCCGCGGCCTGCTGAGGCGGGAGGCGATCCTCGCCGGAGCCTCCTCGGGCGGCGTCGTCGCCGCGATCCGCCGGATGGCCGGCAGCCTGCCTGCCGGAGCGGTCGTCGCGGCGATCCTGCCGGATCGGGGCGACCGCTATCTCGATACGGCGTTCGACGCCGGATGGGCGAGCCGCGAGCTCGGCCTGGAGCCGGACGAGGAGCTGGACGGCGCGCCTTGA